From a single Alloactinosynnema sp. L-07 genomic region:
- a CDS encoding DUF1365 domain-containing protein yields the protein MTAAIYDATVSHIRTERLHRSFRHPVYLWLIDLDDPPRLPWWLRPFARFDARDHLGDPSASIKDNLVGWLALQGVTVTGRILMLANARVLGHVFNPITVYWVHDAEDEVECVVAEVHNTYGERHCYLLHTDQAGRARADKQFYVSPFLEMGGEYRMRLPRPGATLSLTVTLRQHGTTPFTATLTGDRRQATPTEVIRMVTRRPLLPQRVTALIRRHGIALWLRRVPVVRRPRHLPQEGVR from the coding sequence GTGACCGCCGCGATCTACGACGCCACCGTCAGCCACATCCGGACCGAGCGGCTGCACCGGTCGTTCCGGCACCCGGTCTACCTGTGGCTGATCGACCTCGACGACCCGCCGCGCCTGCCGTGGTGGCTGCGCCCGTTCGCTCGGTTCGACGCGCGGGATCACCTCGGTGACCCGTCTGCGTCCATCAAGGACAACCTGGTCGGCTGGCTGGCACTCCAGGGCGTCACCGTGACCGGCCGAATCCTGATGCTCGCCAACGCGCGTGTGCTGGGCCACGTGTTCAACCCGATCACCGTCTACTGGGTGCACGACGCCGAGGACGAAGTCGAGTGTGTCGTGGCCGAAGTCCACAACACCTACGGCGAGCGTCACTGCTATCTGCTGCACACCGACCAGGCCGGTCGAGCGCGGGCGGACAAACAGTTCTATGTGTCCCCGTTCCTGGAGATGGGCGGGGAGTACCGGATGCGGCTGCCGCGTCCCGGTGCGACGCTTTCCCTGACGGTGACCTTGCGGCAGCACGGCACGACACCGTTCACCGCGACGCTCACCGGGGACCGCAGGCAGGCCACGCCCACGGAGGTGATCCGCATGGTCACGCGCAGGCCGCTGCTGCCCCAGCGGGTCACCGCCCTCATCCGTCGCCACGGCATCGCCCTGTGGCTGCGCCGGGTCCCCGTCGTGCGCCGCCCCCGCCACCTCCCCCAAGAAGGAGTTCGATGA
- a CDS encoding cyclopropane-fatty-acyl-phospholipid synthase family protein translates to MTDTSLRTDGAWGGLFTPPHSPARARIARALFANAVRGLPIRVVFPGGHRIGAGGPRSPVMRVHRPSAFFHRLGVDAKVGFGESYMAGDWTSTHLVELLTEFAARLSTLIPPRLQALRRWVDRRHPADEQNTVDGARANIHRHYDLSNDLFATFLDQSMTYSSAWFETGSGDLHKGQIRKIDGVLDYADVRPDSHVLEIGTGWGALAIRAAERGARVTSLTISAEQKALAERRVAEAGLTDRVQVLMRDYREAHGTYDAVVSVEMIEAVGERYWPTYFATVDRLLKPGGRFGLQAITMPHDRMLASRDSYTWIHKYIFPGGLLPSPESMEQTLARHTGMRVHAFRDFGLDYAETLRQWRVRFLDRWHEVADLGFDETFRRMWEFYLAYSEAGFRSGYLNVRQLSIGG, encoded by the coding sequence ATGACCGACACCTCTCTGCGGACGGACGGCGCCTGGGGCGGGCTGTTCACCCCGCCGCACAGCCCGGCCAGGGCCCGGATCGCGCGCGCGTTGTTCGCCAACGCCGTGCGGGGGCTGCCGATCCGTGTCGTGTTCCCCGGCGGCCACCGCATCGGCGCGGGCGGGCCGCGGTCGCCGGTGATGCGCGTGCACCGGCCGTCGGCGTTCTTCCACCGGCTCGGAGTGGACGCCAAGGTCGGGTTCGGCGAGTCGTACATGGCAGGCGACTGGACCTCGACGCATCTCGTCGAGCTGCTGACCGAGTTCGCCGCCCGGCTGAGCACGCTGATCCCGCCGCGGCTGCAGGCGCTGCGCCGCTGGGTCGACCGCCGCCACCCGGCCGACGAGCAGAACACCGTCGACGGCGCGCGGGCGAACATCCACCGTCACTACGACCTGTCCAACGACCTGTTCGCCACGTTCCTGGACCAGTCGATGACCTACTCGTCGGCGTGGTTCGAGACAGGCAGCGGCGACCTCCACAAAGGACAGATCCGCAAGATCGACGGCGTGCTCGACTACGCCGACGTGCGCCCGGACTCGCACGTGCTGGAGATCGGCACCGGCTGGGGCGCGCTGGCGATCCGCGCCGCCGAGCGCGGCGCGCGGGTCACGTCCCTCACGATCTCGGCGGAGCAGAAGGCGCTGGCCGAGCGCCGGGTCGCCGAAGCCGGGCTCACCGACCGGGTCCAGGTGCTGATGCGCGACTACCGCGAGGCCCATGGCACCTACGACGCCGTGGTCAGCGTGGAGATGATAGAGGCGGTGGGGGAGCGGTACTGGCCGACGTACTTCGCCACCGTCGACCGGCTGCTCAAGCCCGGCGGCCGGTTCGGGTTGCAGGCCATCACCATGCCGCACGACCGGATGCTTGCCTCCAGGGACTCCTACACCTGGATCCACAAGTACATCTTCCCCGGCGGCCTGCTGCCCTCCCCGGAGTCGATGGAGCAGACCCTGGCCCGGCACACCGGGATGCGGGTGCACGCCTTCCGCGACTTCGGCCTCGACTACGCCGAGACCCTGCGCCAGTGGCGGGTGCGGTTCCTCGACCGCTGGCACGAGGTGGCTGACCTGGGCTTCGACGAGACCTTCCGGCGGATGTGGGAGTTCTACCTGGCCTACTCGGAGGCCGGTTTCCGGTCCGGGTACCTCAATGTGCGGCAGCTCTCGATCGGCGGCTGA
- a CDS encoding LCP family protein: MSYGHGQGPQGRPPKYVPPTRAMPQPYQPEQHQPPPPPVDPYRPPAGRDRRQQPPRGPVPPQQQGFGGPPPPRRKRRGRKIALTALVVIVALVAGLWIYLETSLTRVDALTDYEGRPAAASGTNWLIVGSDSREGLTAEDEERLSTGDAKGQRTDTIMLLHLPDNDVRPTLVSLLRDSLVDIPGKGKNKLNAAYAFGGPKLLAKTVELNTGLRLDHYMEIGFGGFADVVDAVGGVEMCLDAPIDDPLAGINLPAGCQELDGKNALGYVRTRKGPRADLDRVIRQRAFIGALTKKATSAGTLANPFKLFPLLGSAPDAITVNSDTHLHNLPPVAFAMGGAGDGNLITTTIPMGGSQNVKGVGSAILWDKVKAPKLFAALKNDTEVPDEVIVGPGG; the protein is encoded by the coding sequence GTGAGCTACGGACATGGGCAGGGACCGCAGGGTCGACCGCCGAAGTACGTGCCGCCCACCAGGGCCATGCCACAGCCCTACCAGCCCGAGCAGCACCAGCCACCGCCCCCGCCCGTCGACCCGTACCGGCCCCCCGCCGGACGCGATCGCAGGCAGCAGCCGCCGCGCGGACCGGTGCCGCCCCAGCAGCAGGGATTCGGCGGTCCGCCGCCCCCGCGCCGCAAGCGTCGGGGGCGCAAGATCGCGCTGACCGCGCTGGTGGTCATCGTCGCGCTCGTCGCCGGTCTGTGGATCTACCTGGAGACCTCGCTGACCCGGGTCGACGCGCTTACCGACTATGAGGGCAGGCCCGCGGCCGCCTCGGGCACCAACTGGCTGATCGTGGGCTCCGACAGCCGCGAAGGGCTCACCGCCGAGGACGAGGAGCGCCTGTCCACCGGTGACGCCAAGGGCCAGCGCACCGACACGATCATGCTGCTGCACCTGCCGGACAACGATGTCCGGCCGACCCTGGTCTCGCTGCTGCGTGACTCCCTTGTGGACATTCCGGGCAAGGGCAAGAACAAGCTGAACGCCGCCTACGCCTTCGGCGGTCCCAAGCTGCTGGCCAAGACCGTCGAGTTGAACACCGGCCTGCGGCTGGACCACTACATGGAGATCGGCTTCGGCGGGTTCGCCGACGTGGTCGACGCGGTCGGCGGTGTCGAGATGTGTCTGGACGCGCCGATCGACGACCCGCTGGCGGGCATCAACCTGCCCGCGGGCTGCCAGGAACTCGACGGCAAGAACGCGCTCGGTTACGTCCGGACCCGCAAGGGGCCGCGGGCCGACCTCGACCGCGTCATCCGCCAGCGCGCGTTCATCGGCGCCCTGACGAAGAAAGCCACCTCGGCTGGGACCCTGGCCAACCCGTTCAAGCTGTTCCCGCTGCTGGGCAGCGCACCGGATGCGATCACGGTCAACAGCGACACGCACCTGCACAACCTGCCCCCGGTGGCGTTCGCGATGGGCGGGGCAGGCGACGGCAACCTCATCACGACCACCATCCCGATGGGCGGCAGCCAGAACGTCAAGGGTGTCGGCTCGGCGATCCTCTGGGACAAGGTCAAGGCGCCGAAGCTGTTCGCGGCGCTCAAGAACGACACCGAAGTCCCCGACGAGGTCATCGTCGGCCCCGGCGGCTGA
- a CDS encoding peptidylprolyl isomerase, with the protein MVTTALIAGSLVTSAAVATAEDHPPKVTKGPCQYTQTLEDPAARKVPLPPDPKRTPSRGTVELTVPTTQGRIGLTLDRAKAPCTVQSFLHLARHRFYDVTTCHRLTAYPTLKVLQCGDPSGTGEKGPGYKYKDELPVDLPPWPGDTTGTRKVYGRGLLAMANAGPNTNGSQFFLVYGDSRLRPNYTVFGSVDAGGLATLDKVAAGGIEPTAEDPAPVDGTPKLTTTIRKIRKAW; encoded by the coding sequence TTGGTCACCACCGCGCTGATCGCGGGATCCTTGGTGACCTCAGCGGCTGTGGCCACCGCCGAGGACCACCCGCCGAAGGTCACCAAGGGTCCCTGTCAGTACACGCAGACCCTGGAGGACCCGGCGGCGCGCAAGGTGCCGCTGCCACCGGACCCCAAGCGGACCCCGAGTCGGGGCACGGTCGAGCTGACCGTGCCGACCACCCAAGGAAGAATCGGTCTCACCCTGGACCGAGCAAAGGCGCCGTGCACGGTCCAGAGCTTCCTGCACCTGGCCCGGCACCGCTTCTACGACGTGACCACCTGCCACCGGCTCACCGCGTACCCGACGCTCAAGGTCCTGCAGTGCGGCGACCCGAGCGGGACCGGTGAGAAGGGGCCGGGCTACAAGTACAAGGACGAACTGCCGGTCGACCTGCCGCCGTGGCCCGGCGACACGACGGGCACCCGCAAGGTCTACGGCCGGGGGCTGCTGGCCATGGCCAACGCCGGACCGAACACCAACGGAAGCCAGTTCTTCCTCGTCTACGGGGATTCGCGGTTGCGGCCGAACTACACCGTGTTCGGGTCGGTCGACGCCGGGGGACTGGCGACGCTGGACAAGGTCGCCGCGGGCGGGATCGAGCCGACCGCCGAGGATCCGGCGCCGGTCGACGGCACGCCCAAGCTGACCACGACGATCCGCAAGATCCGCAAGGCCTGGTGA
- a CDS encoding peroxiredoxin, whose protein sequence is MQPGDLAPDFKLADETGTLRSLREFLDNGPVVLFFYPHAMTPGCTAESCHFRDLATEFAEVGAQRIGISPDGVDKQAQFSSINSFDFPLLSDPDGAVASQLGVRRRFGPLLTRRMTFVIDTDFKILEIIKSELRMSVHADKALAALRARA, encoded by the coding sequence ATGCAGCCCGGTGACCTCGCCCCCGACTTCAAACTCGCCGACGAGACCGGAACGCTGCGGTCGCTGCGTGAATTCCTGGATAACGGCCCCGTGGTGCTGTTCTTCTACCCGCACGCGATGACCCCTGGCTGCACCGCCGAGAGCTGTCACTTCCGCGACCTGGCCACCGAGTTCGCCGAGGTCGGCGCGCAGCGGATCGGGATCAGCCCGGACGGGGTCGACAAGCAGGCCCAGTTCTCGTCGATCAACTCGTTCGACTTCCCGCTGCTGTCGGACCCCGACGGCGCGGTGGCCAGTCAGCTCGGCGTTCGCAGGCGGTTCGGTCCGCTGCTGACCAGGCGCATGACGTTCGTGATCGACACCGACTTCAAGATCCTGGAGATCATCAAGAGCGAACTGCGCATGTCAGTGCACGCAGACAAGGCGTTGGCGGCCCTCCGCGCCCGCGCGTAA
- a CDS encoding DUF1295 domain-containing protein produces MILNLVVTLGVTLLVMVIAFALSVRRRKYDTIDTVWGLGFAVVALVTFGMADGPFAYRVVLTALTVIWGVRLAVHLHVRNHGKPDDRRYAAIEAKAKGSPQAHMFRVVFLTQAAILWFVSAPIQIGQYGDDSFGPLAYAGVAVWLIGFGFETVGDWQLSRFRADPASTGKVLDTGLWRFTRHPNYFGDACVWWGLYLIACHSWAGVATLPAPILMTFLLAKGTGKPMTEKHLSSSRPGYAEYVARTSGFFPLPPRR; encoded by the coding sequence ATGATCCTGAACCTGGTCGTCACCCTCGGTGTGACCCTGCTGGTGATGGTGATCGCTTTCGCCCTCAGCGTCCGGCGCCGCAAGTACGACACGATCGACACGGTGTGGGGGCTCGGCTTCGCGGTCGTCGCGCTGGTGACGTTCGGCATGGCCGACGGCCCGTTCGCCTACCGCGTGGTCCTCACGGCGCTGACCGTGATCTGGGGTGTGCGGCTCGCGGTCCACCTGCACGTGCGCAACCACGGCAAACCGGACGACCGACGCTATGCGGCGATCGAGGCCAAGGCCAAGGGCAGCCCCCAGGCCCACATGTTCCGCGTCGTGTTCCTGACCCAGGCCGCGATCCTGTGGTTCGTCTCGGCCCCCATCCAGATCGGCCAGTACGGCGACGACTCGTTCGGCCCGCTCGCCTACGCCGGGGTCGCGGTGTGGCTGATCGGCTTCGGGTTCGAGACGGTGGGCGACTGGCAGCTCAGCCGCTTCAGGGCCGACCCGGCGTCCACTGGCAAGGTGCTCGACACCGGACTGTGGCGTTTCACTCGTCATCCCAACTACTTCGGCGACGCCTGCGTATGGTGGGGCCTGTACTTGATCGCCTGCCACTCGTGGGCAGGCGTGGCGACCCTGCCCGCGCCGATCCTGATGACGTTCCTGCTGGCCAAGGGCACCGGCAAGCCGATGACCGAGAAGCACCTGTCCAGTTCCCGCCCCGGCTACGCCGAGTACGTCGCCCGAACCAGTGGATTCTTCCCGCTACCGCCAAGGAGATAG
- a CDS encoding cyclopropane-fatty-acyl-phospholipid synthase family protein gives MAIASTLARTAERVLGVPLPVRLRAWDDSEAGPPGAPVAVVRSRRALRRLLWNPDELGLARAYVSGDLDVDGDLAEALSLFWALARDRRITRLSLRDKAEVVATGLRLGVFGPRPPAPAVEARLAGDRHTKARDRAAIAHHYDLSNAFYQRVLDPQMAYSCAYFESPDQTVEQAQYAKLDLVCAKLGLRQGDRLLDVGCGWGSLAIHAARHYGARVVGITLSAEQRAFILARLDEYGLADQVEVRLQDYRDLADEPFDAIGTLEMGEHVGAENYPAYAATLFRMLKPRGRLLLQQMSRGATAQGGGAFIESYVAPDMNMRPVGQTVDLLEHAGLEVRDVEALREHYIWTVQAWADTLEAQWDELVGLVGEQQVRVWRLYLAGGALAFRENRMGVHQILAVRPTPTGVSGFPATRGDTLERAAS, from the coding sequence GTGGCCATCGCCTCCACGCTGGCGCGGACCGCCGAGCGAGTCCTCGGCGTGCCGCTGCCTGTCCGACTCCGTGCCTGGGACGATAGCGAGGCCGGTCCGCCCGGGGCGCCGGTGGCCGTCGTGCGGTCGCGGCGGGCGCTGCGCAGGCTGCTGTGGAACCCCGACGAACTGGGGCTGGCCCGCGCGTATGTCAGCGGTGACCTGGACGTCGATGGCGATCTCGCGGAGGCGCTCTCGCTGTTCTGGGCGCTGGCCCGAGACCGCCGGATCACCAGACTCTCGCTGCGAGACAAGGCCGAGGTCGTCGCCACCGGGCTGCGGCTCGGCGTTTTCGGCCCCCGCCCGCCCGCTCCCGCCGTCGAGGCCCGGCTGGCTGGCGACCGGCACACCAAAGCGCGCGACCGGGCCGCCATCGCCCACCACTACGACCTCTCCAACGCCTTCTACCAGCGCGTTCTCGACCCCCAGATGGCGTACTCGTGCGCGTACTTCGAGTCCCCCGACCAGACAGTCGAACAGGCGCAGTACGCCAAGCTCGACCTCGTGTGCGCCAAGCTCGGGCTACGCCAAGGCGACCGCCTTCTCGACGTCGGCTGCGGCTGGGGTTCGCTGGCCATCCACGCGGCCCGGCACTACGGCGCCCGGGTCGTCGGCATCACGCTCTCGGCTGAGCAGCGGGCGTTCATCCTGGCCAGGCTCGACGAGTACGGGCTGGCCGACCAGGTCGAGGTCCGCCTCCAGGACTACCGCGACCTCGCCGACGAGCCCTTCGACGCCATCGGCACCCTGGAGATGGGCGAGCACGTCGGCGCCGAGAACTACCCCGCCTACGCGGCGACGTTGTTCCGCATGCTCAAGCCGCGGGGCAGGCTGCTGCTCCAACAGATGTCGCGCGGCGCGACGGCGCAGGGCGGCGGGGCGTTCATCGAGTCCTATGTGGCGCCTGACATGAACATGCGGCCGGTCGGCCAAACAGTCGATCTGCTCGAACACGCCGGCCTGGAGGTCCGCGACGTGGAGGCCCTGCGAGAGCACTACATCTGGACGGTCCAAGCCTGGGCTGACACGCTCGAAGCCCAGTGGGACGAGTTGGTCGGCCTGGTCGGCGAGCAGCAGGTGCGGGTGTGGCGGCTCTATCTCGCGGGCGGGGCGCTGGCGTTCCGGGAGAACCGGATGGGTGTGCACCAGATCCTGGCCGTGCGGCCCACGCCGACCGGGGTCAGCGGATTTCCGGCCACCCGCGGCGACACCTTGGAGCGAGCCGCCTCATGA
- a CDS encoding PAC2 family protein: MAADSEPKVEPQDLVDPVMVAAFEGWNDAGDAASTAIEHLQLTWDATPLLEIDPDDYYDFQVTRPTVRMVDGVTRRVEWPTTRLYVCRPPGSNRDVVLVHGIEPNMRWRKFCAELLQHIDDLGIQTVVTLGALLADTPHSRPVPVTGTAYDANSAAQFGLERSRYEGPTGIVGVLQDACVQAGVPAISIWAAVPHYVSQPPSPKATLALLHRVEEVLDVEVPLGTLPEQAEEWQRTVSEMAEEDEDVRNYVRALEERGDAENTLNETSGDAIAAEFERYLRRRRPGGSGRGTSGPGPTGV, encoded by the coding sequence ATGGCTGCCGACTCCGAGCCCAAAGTCGAGCCGCAAGATCTCGTCGACCCCGTGATGGTGGCGGCGTTCGAGGGCTGGAACGACGCGGGAGACGCCGCGAGCACAGCGATCGAGCACTTGCAGCTCACCTGGGACGCGACACCGCTGCTGGAGATCGATCCCGACGACTACTACGACTTCCAGGTGACCAGGCCGACTGTCCGCATGGTGGACGGTGTCACCCGAAGGGTGGAATGGCCCACCACTAGGCTGTACGTGTGCAGGCCGCCGGGATCCAACCGCGACGTGGTGCTCGTCCATGGCATCGAGCCGAACATGCGCTGGCGCAAGTTCTGCGCCGAACTGCTCCAGCACATCGATGACCTGGGGATTCAGACCGTGGTGACGCTGGGCGCGCTGCTCGCCGACACCCCGCACAGCCGCCCGGTGCCGGTCACCGGGACCGCGTACGACGCGAACTCGGCCGCACAGTTCGGCCTTGAGCGTTCGCGCTACGAGGGGCCCACCGGCATCGTCGGAGTGCTCCAGGACGCGTGCGTGCAGGCGGGGGTCCCGGCGATCTCGATCTGGGCCGCGGTGCCGCACTACGTCTCCCAGCCGCCCTCGCCGAAGGCCACCCTGGCCCTGCTGCACCGCGTCGAGGAGGTCCTCGACGTCGAGGTGCCGCTGGGGACGCTGCCCGAGCAGGCCGAGGAATGGCAGCGCACGGTGAGCGAGATGGCCGAGGAGGACGAGGACGTCCGCAACTATGTCCGCGCTTTGGAAGAACGCGGAGACGCCGAAAACACCCTGAACGAGACCAGCGGCGACGCCATCGCCGCCGAGTTCGAACGGTATCTGCGCCGCCGCAGGCCCGGAGGATCTGGGCGCGGGACGTCGGGGCCGGGTCCCACCGGGGTGTGA
- the metH gene encoding methionine synthase — translation MPDSIQSPFIAALNDRVLVADGAMGTMLQGVDLTLDDFAGLEGCNEILNVTRPDVVRQVHRDYLAAGTDAIETNTFGSNLANLAEYDIPERIFELSEAGARLAREVADEFSTADRPRFVLGSVGPGTKLPTLGHAPFATLRDAYQEQVKGMLVGGIDAVIVETSQDLLQTKASIIGAKRAMAAEGRRVPIITQVTVETTGTMLLGSEIGAALTALEPLGIDLIGLNCATGPAEMSEHLRTLSKHSRIPLSVMPNAGLPELGPNGAVYPLSPEELAIALSAFVTDFGTRLIGGCCGTTAEHLRQVVEAIRDLKPNPRKPRPEPGVSSLYQAVPFQQDASVLVIGERTNANGSKAFREAMLNAKFDDCIEIARAQTRDGAHMLDLCVDYVGRDGAVDMSELAGRLATASTLPIMLDSTEPEVIRAGLERLGGRCAVNSVNFEDGDGPTSRYHRMMELVQEHGAAVVVMCIDEEGQARTAHDKVRIAARTIDALVGDWGMRVGDIIVDCLTFPITTGQEEVRKDAIETIEAIRELKRRYPEVKTTLGVSNVSFGLNAAARQVLNSVFLHECVQAGLDTAIVHASKIVPMARIPDDRRAVALDLVYDRRREGYDPLQKLMELFEGATVASSKASRAQEMAALPLFERLERRIVDGEKKGLAADLDDALLERPALQIINDTLLSGMKTVGELFGSGQMQLPFVLQSAEVMKAAVAHLEPHMEKSDDGGKGRIVLATVKGDVHDIGKNLVDIILSNNGYEVVNLGIKQPITTILDAAEEHRADVIGMSGLLVKSTVIMKENLEEMNSREVAARWPVLLGGAALTRAYVENDLTEMYLGDVRYARDAFEGLRLMDAIMAAKRGESPLVDAEMQAKAAERKARRERSLRIAEARKAKEEANEVEQPARSDVATDVPIPTPPFWGNRIVKGVPVADYARMLDERATFMGQWGLKGVRGGAGPTFEELVETEGRPRLRYWMDRLAIENVLAHAAVVYGYFPCVAEGDDLVILTEPTPDAPERLRFTFPRQRKERRLCLADFFRPRESGEVDVVGFSLVTMGQPIADTANDLFSANSYRDYLEVHGLGVQLTEALAEYWHRRIREELIFAGGGAVADEDPAEITDYFSLGYRGARFSLGYGACPDLEDRAKIVDLLDPERIGVKLSEEFQLHPEQSTDAIVLHHPEAKYFNT, via the coding sequence ATGCCGGACAGCATCCAGTCGCCGTTCATCGCCGCCCTCAACGACCGTGTGCTCGTCGCCGATGGCGCGATGGGGACCATGCTGCAGGGAGTGGATCTCACACTCGACGACTTCGCCGGTCTAGAGGGCTGCAACGAGATCTTGAACGTCACCCGTCCTGACGTCGTTCGGCAGGTCCACCGCGATTATCTGGCGGCGGGCACCGACGCGATCGAGACGAACACCTTCGGCTCGAACCTGGCGAACCTGGCCGAGTACGACATCCCCGAGCGGATCTTCGAGCTGTCCGAGGCGGGTGCCCGGCTCGCCCGCGAGGTGGCCGACGAGTTCAGCACCGCCGACCGACCCCGGTTCGTCCTCGGCTCGGTCGGTCCCGGCACCAAGCTGCCCACCCTGGGCCACGCGCCGTTCGCCACACTGCGTGACGCCTATCAGGAGCAGGTCAAGGGCATGCTCGTGGGCGGCATCGACGCCGTGATCGTCGAGACCTCGCAGGACCTGCTCCAGACCAAGGCCTCGATCATCGGCGCCAAGCGCGCGATGGCCGCCGAGGGCAGGCGCGTCCCGATCATCACCCAGGTCACCGTCGAGACCACCGGCACCATGCTGCTGGGCTCGGAGATCGGCGCCGCGCTCACCGCGCTGGAGCCGCTGGGCATCGACCTGATCGGCCTGAACTGCGCCACCGGCCCGGCCGAGATGAGCGAGCACCTGCGCACGCTGTCGAAGCACTCGCGCATCCCGCTGTCGGTCATGCCGAACGCGGGCCTGCCAGAACTCGGCCCCAACGGCGCGGTCTACCCGCTCTCACCGGAGGAACTCGCGATCGCGCTGTCCGCGTTCGTCACCGACTTCGGCACCCGGCTCATCGGCGGCTGTTGCGGCACCACCGCCGAACACCTGCGCCAGGTCGTCGAGGCCATCCGCGACCTCAAGCCCAACCCGCGCAAGCCGCGCCCCGAACCGGGCGTGTCCTCGCTCTACCAAGCCGTTCCGTTCCAGCAGGACGCGTCGGTGCTGGTGATCGGCGAGCGGACCAACGCCAACGGGTCCAAGGCGTTCCGCGAGGCCATGCTCAACGCCAAGTTCGACGACTGCATCGAGATCGCCCGCGCGCAGACCCGCGACGGCGCGCACATGCTCGACCTGTGCGTCGACTACGTTGGCCGCGACGGCGCGGTTGATATGTCCGAATTGGCCGGTCGGCTCGCGACCGCGTCGACGCTGCCGATCATGCTCGACTCCACCGAGCCCGAGGTCATCCGGGCGGGCCTGGAGCGCCTGGGCGGCCGCTGCGCGGTCAACTCGGTCAACTTCGAGGACGGCGACGGCCCCACCTCGCGCTACCACCGGATGATGGAGCTGGTGCAGGAGCACGGCGCGGCCGTCGTGGTCATGTGCATCGACGAGGAGGGCCAGGCGCGCACCGCCCACGACAAGGTCCGCATCGCCGCGCGCACCATCGACGCGCTGGTCGGCGACTGGGGCATGCGGGTCGGCGACATCATCGTCGACTGTCTGACCTTCCCGATCACCACCGGCCAGGAGGAAGTCCGCAAGGACGCCATCGAGACCATCGAGGCGATCCGCGAGCTCAAGCGCCGCTACCCCGAGGTGAAGACCACCCTCGGCGTGTCGAACGTGTCCTTCGGCCTCAACGCCGCCGCGCGCCAGGTGCTCAACAGCGTGTTCCTGCACGAGTGCGTGCAGGCCGGGCTGGACACCGCGATCGTGCATGCCTCGAAGATCGTCCCCATGGCGCGCATCCCCGACGACCGCCGCGCCGTCGCGCTCGACCTGGTCTACGACCGCCGCCGCGAGGGTTACGACCCTCTCCAGAAGCTCATGGAGCTGTTCGAGGGCGCCACGGTGGCCTCCTCCAAGGCCTCCCGCGCCCAGGAGATGGCGGCGCTGCCGCTGTTCGAGCGGCTGGAGCGGCGCATCGTCGACGGCGAGAAGAAGGGCTTGGCCGCCGACCTCGACGACGCGCTGCTGGAGCGGCCCGCGCTGCAGATCATCAACGACACGCTGCTGTCGGGTATGAAGACCGTCGGCGAGCTGTTCGGCTCCGGCCAGATGCAGCTGCCGTTCGTGCTCCAGTCCGCGGAGGTGATGAAGGCAGCGGTCGCCCACCTCGAGCCGCACATGGAGAAGTCCGACGACGGCGGCAAGGGCCGCATCGTGCTCGCCACGGTCAAGGGCGACGTGCACGACATCGGCAAGAACCTGGTCGACATCATCCTGTCGAACAACGGCTATGAGGTGGTGAACCTGGGCATCAAGCAGCCCATCACCACCATCCTCGACGCCGCCGAGGAACACCGGGCCGACGTGATCGGCATGTCCGGCCTGCTCGTCAAGTCCACGGTGATCATGAAGGAGAACCTGGAGGAGATGAACTCGCGCGAGGTCGCCGCCCGGTGGCCCGTACTGCTCGGCGGCGCCGCGCTGACCCGTGCCTACGTCGAGAACGACCTCACCGAGATGTACCTCGGCGACGTCCGCTACGCCCGCGACGCGTTCGAGGGCCTGCGCCTGATGGACGCGATCATGGCGGCCAAGCGCGGCGAGTCCCCGCTGGTCGACGCGGAGATGCAGGCCAAGGCCGCCGAGCGCAAGGCCCGCCGCGAGCGCTCGCTGCGCATCGCGGAGGCGCGCAAGGCCAAGGAAGAGGCCAACGAGGTCGAGCAGCCCGCGCGGTCCGATGTGGCCACCGACGTCCCGATCCCGACGCCGCCCTTCTGGGGTAACCGCATCGTCAAGGGCGTCCCGGTCGCCGACTACGCCAGGATGCTCGACGAGCGCGCGACGTTCATGGGCCAGTGGGGCCTCAAGGGCGTGCGCGGCGGCGCCGGGCCGACGTTCGAGGAACTCGTCGAGACCGAGGGCCGTCCCCGCCTGCGGTACTGGATGGACCGGCTGGCCATCGAGAACGTGCTGGCGCACGCCGCGGTGGTCTATGGCTACTTCCCGTGCGTGGCCGAGGGCGACGACCTGGTGATCCTCACCGAACCGACCCCCGACGCACCGGAGCGGCTGCGGTTCACCTTCCCGCGCCAGCGCAAGGAACGCAGGCTCTGCCTGGCCGATTTCTTCCGCCCGCGCGAGTCCGGCGAGGTTGACGTGGTCGGCTTCAGCCTGGTCACCATGGGCCAACCCATCGCGGACACCGCCAACGACCTGTTCTCGGCCAACTCCTACCGGGACTACCTGGAGGTGCACGGCCTGGGCGTGCAGCTCACCGAGGCGCTCGCCGAGTACTGGCACCGCCGCATCCGGGAGGAGCTGATCTTCGCGGGCGGCGGCGCCGTCGCCGACGAGGACCCGGCCGAGATCACCGACTACTTCTCGCTCGGCTACCGCGGCGCCCGCTTCTCCTTGGGCTACGGCGCCTGCCCGGACCTGGAGGACCGCGCCAAGATCGTCGACCTGCTCGACCCCGAGCGCATCGGCGTCAAGCTGTCCGAGGAGTTCCAGCTGCACCCGGAGCAGTCGACCGACGCGATCGTGCTGCACCACCCGGAAGCCAAGTACTTCAACACGTGA